A genomic region of Candidatus Aegiribacteria sp. contains the following coding sequences:
- a CDS encoding winged helix-turn-helix domain-containing protein — protein MLEPILGSLVREQVLLYIHARGDGYAREISRFFKAPLDSVQKQLKRLESGNILNSVREGRTLIYKFNEEYDYLHELRVLLEGVIGSCSYSFGREDTTPKRKNKRRKTENSVIVRIYRMNR, from the coding sequence ATGCTTGAACCGATTCTTGGTTCTCTCGTTCGAGAGCAGGTTCTACTTTACATTCACGCCCGCGGAGATGGCTACGCAAGGGAGATATCAAGGTTCTTCAAAGCGCCTCTTGATTCGGTTCAGAAGCAGCTGAAAAGACTGGAAAGCGGAAACATACTGAATAGCGTTAGAGAAGGAAGAACACTGATCTACAAATTCAATGAGGAATACGACTATCTGCACGAATTGCGGGTTTTACTTGAAGGAGTCATTGGCAGTTGCTCCTATTCTTTCGGGCGGGAGGATACAACACCGAAAAGAAAGAACAAAAGAAGAAAAACAGAAAATAGCGTCATCGTAAGAATATATAGAATGAACAGATAG